The following proteins come from a genomic window of Plasmodium vivax chromosome 3, whole genome shotgun sequence:
- a CDS encoding hypothetical protein, conserved (encoded by transcript PVX_096245A), with protein sequence MAGAKKGRGDQKGSLMGSNALEEDADESEAGDDLDGGDMSDDLQGEEAADEAADVEAVDREAADLEEQQYNEMKQWKWKASPKMKAVCGSAGKAAKGRTPRGSGSSGVAIPHGSGPSNVATPHGSGPSNVVSALKAIESHDNGAEGSRRGKGGRATNEENESLYEEKKQKILMIHLLKSIKEQLDRQKENFNSFLSFLSETYASYERFYVFKSVSGVRGGVGDEVEITAQSFLSLQEESAPPRCGQQRGGEVGEAGEADEEPQEPQEDEEGEEAEEGGEAEEGEKTPSGGGPQNGGGPQNGGGPQNGGGPQNGDGPQNGDVPQNGGVPPSGDAPPNAADQGKDAKKPSGQIKQIKGFLHDMLQSSELSAQQKEYLQVILKILTLEDDLLQKEKLQVEVNKKIIDVLLGKSNELRNIAVHLSKGEGAGEAEGNQRVDLAQNIVSNLLNFSVELKNTGNIVYNNIQGQGELLQSIEKNLSKAENELKNVRVHTEYRGGKKPDEPPSVDPSGNDVVGIGHTGGAATPAAAFATSTPPRQEGGESEFLQYCNSGEANTDSTCPFGPASPSKRGPPGMDPTSAPTKGTHNRFTLDETMKNHFFNIFVKDSVTLRKLYRLLYDMF encoded by the coding sequence ATGGCAGGTGCGAAGAAGGGGAGGGGCGACCAAAAGGGCAGCCTCATGGGGAGCAACGCGCTAGAGGAGGACGCGGATGAGAGTGAGGCGGGAGACGACTTAGACGGGGGGGACATGTCGGACGACCTGCaaggggaagaggcagcTGACGAGGCGGCCGACGTGGAGGCAGTCGACCGGGAGGCGGCGGACTTGGAAGAGCAGCAGTACAACGAGATGAAGCAGTGGAAGTGGAAAGCATCCCCCAAGATGAAGGCGGTGTGCGGCAGCGCGGGGAAGGCGGCCAAGGGGAGAACCCCCCGGGGTAGCGGCTCCTCCGGTGTGGCAATCCCCCATGGTAGCGGCCCCTCCAATGTGGCAACCCCCCATGGTAGCGGCCCCTCCAATGTGGTGAGCGCGCTGAAGGCCATCGAAAGCCACGACAATGGCGCGGAGGGcagcagaaggggaaaaggcgGAAGGGCAACAAACGAAGAAAACGAGTCCTTATACgaagagaagaagcaaaagataTTGATGATTcatcttttaaaaagcattaaGGAACAGCTAGATAGACAGAAGGAAAACTTTAACAGTTTCTTGTCCTTTCTAAGTGAAACCTACGCGAGCTACGAACGcttttacgtttttaaaaGCGTCAGTGGTGTGCGTGGTGGGGTGGGGGATGAGGTGGAGATTACGGCGCAGTCCTTTTTGAGTCTACAGGAGGAGAGCGCGCCCCCCAGGTGCGGTcagcagagggggggagaagtgggcGAAGCGGGAGAAGCGGACGAGGAGCCGCAGGAACCGcaggaggatgaagagggggaggaggcggaagaggggggagaggcagaagagggggaaaaaacgccaAGTGGAGGCGGACCGCAAAACGGAGGCGGACCGCAAAACGGAGGCGGACCGCAAAACGGAGGCGGACCGCAAAACGGAGACGGACCGCAAAACGGAGACGTACCCCAAAACGGAGGCGTACCGCCAAGTGGAGACGCACCGCCAAACGCAGCCGACCAGGGGAAGGACGCAAAGAAGCCCTCGGggcaaataaaacaaatcaAAGGGTTCCTCCACGACATGTTGCAGTCGAGCGAGCTGTCCGCGCAGCAGAAGGAGTACCTGCAGGTGATTCTAAAGATCCTCACCTTAGAAGACGACCtgctgcaaaaggaaaagctgcAAGTGGAGGTGAACAAAAAGATAATTGACGTCCTCTTGGGAAAGTCAAATGAGCTGAGAAACATAGCAGTGCATCTGAGCAAAGGGGAGGGAGCAGGAGAAGCGGAAGGGAACCAACGAGTGGACTTGGCTCAGAACATCGTCTCTAATTTGCTAAATTTTTCTGTGGAGTTAAAAAACACGGGGAATATagtgtataataatatacagGGGCAAGGAGAGCTGCTGCAAAGCATAGAAAAGAACCTCAGCAAGGCAGAAAACGAGCTGAAGAATGTGCGTGTGCATACGGAGTATCGGGGGGGCAAGAAGCCGGACGAGCCGCCCAGCGTGGACCCAAGTGGCAACGACGTCGTGGGGATTGGCCATACGGGGGGTGCCGCTACTCCCGCCGCTGCTTTCGCTACTTCCACTCCTCCTCGCCAGGAGGGTGGCGAGTCCGAGTTCCTCCAGTATTGCAATTCTGGGGAGGCGAACACAGATTCCACCTGCCCCTTTGGACCCGCATCTCCCTCCAAGAGGGGGCCTCCTGGCATGGACCCCACCTCAGCGCCCACCAAGGGCACCCACAACAGATTCACCCTGGATGAGACCATGAAGAACCAttttttcaacatttttgtgaaggaCTCCGTCACGCT